Below is a window of Leucobacter sp. Psy1 DNA.
GACGCTCGCGAGCGATGGCCGCCGGGCGCTCGTCCTCGCGATGCCGGATCACATCGCCACCGCGCGCCGCCTGGTCATCGACGCCCTCACGCCAGAGCAGCTCACCGCGCTCGCCGAGATCACGACCGTCATTCGGGATCGTCTCGGAGCGAGTGTCGACCCTGCGTGATCGGGCGGCACGGCCTGCAACTTCAGGTTTCAGGTGTCGAAGCGACCTCGCGGAACTTCACCTGAGGAGGCTTGCCAGCTCTCCGAGCAACCTGTTTCAGTCTCAGTAATATTTTTTGAGATAACACTAAAACAGTGTTAGATTCGCAGCATGTCATCCCTCGATGTCAATGAAGCATCTGTACCTTCCCCCGAGAGCGGCTCCGTTGAGCCGGGCCTCGGTGATCGCCTGCGTCGCCGGCGCAAAGCGCTCGGCTTGACGCTGCGTGACGTCGCGGAATCGTCCGGCCTGACGCAGGGGTTCCTGTCGCAGATCGAGCGCGGCCAGGCGAATGCCAGCGTCAAGGCACTGCAGAGCATCTGCGGCGTGCTGAAGCTCGATGTCGGCGCGCTGTTCCGTCCGGTCGACGAGTACGGGCGGGGTCGGGTGCAGCGGTTCGCCGATGCGCAGGGCTTCTCGTTCGGAGACGGAGCGACGAAGATCAAGCTCACACCCTCGACGTTCGAT
It encodes the following:
- a CDS encoding helix-turn-helix domain-containing protein, coding for MSSLDVNEASVPSPESGSVEPGLGDRLRRRRKALGLTLRDVAESSGLTQGFLSQIERGQANASVKALQSICGVLKLDVGALFRPVDEYGRGRVQRFADAQGFSFGDGATKIKLTPSTFDHLEVLMGLFEPGGSTGVAPYTHGASEEVLLVLAGTVEVTVGHDTYTLGEFDSLHYHSNEPHRVAEATGSAHARVLWTMAPPTY